AAATGGAGAATAGGAGAATTTTTAAAGGAAAGTAATGCTAATGTAGCCTTTATCACCCCTGTTAAAGAAATTAAACAAATTGATGTGTGGAAGACTACAGTATTAAGGGCTATTATAGGCTCAAGAGGTATTAAATTAGAACCTCTTACTGATAAAAAGGACATAAGTAAGGAAGCTGCCAGATTAATTCAAACAAGGTTTAAAGAATTTGAGAAAATTTTTATACTTACAAAAATTAAAAACAATCCTGATGGAACCTTTGAGACAGAGATAACACTTCCTGAGAATGCTCCCAAAGGGGAGTTTATAGTGGTAGCTGTAGCTAATAAAGAAGTAAAAAGTGACCCTATTCAACTAACTCATAATATTTCTTTTCCTAAGGTATATTTTCCTGTAGCCGGGACTTCTACTAATATGTTTGGACCTCTTATATTATCTTTTCTTATTTGTACTTTTGGAGTAATAATGGGAGCAGGTGGAGGTTTTATTTTAAATCCTTTATTGATTCTTATTTATGGATTACCTCATGGTGTGGTTGCTGGTTCAGTAATGCCCACCGTACTTTTTAGCCAGGCTTCAGGGATTTACAATTACTCAAAAATAGGATTTATCAATTGGAAACTTGGAATCGGAGTAGGTATTTTTATGTTAATCGGTGGTTTCTTAGGTCCTCTTTTAAATCAGTTTGTTACTTTAGAGGAATATAAGTTTATCTTTGGAATTATACTTTTAATACTTGCAGCCCTTCTTCTCTGGCAGACAACCCCAGGTTATATTGAAAAGAATAAGAAGGAAAGGGCTATTCTTCAAGAATATCTAAAACGTGCTAAGGAAGCTAAGGAAAGAAAATCCAAAATAGGAGGTGAAACGTATGAAGCTTAAGGTAGAATTTTGGGGACAAGAGTTTGAAGCTAATATGATAATTGGTGCTATAGGAGGGTTTTTGATCGCTGTTGCCTCAAGTTTAGGAGGTTTCGGAGGAGGACCCTTTGTAGTTCCCCTTATGACAGTTATCATGGGTCTTCCAATTTATGTAGTAGTAGGAAGTTCACTTTTAGCTATCTTTTTTAATACCCTTATGGGGAGCTTACGTTATTTCTTTTTTGGACAAACTGACCTTTTGTTATTTATAGTTATGGCTATAGGTGCAGTAGCAGCTGGTTTTGTAGGACCAAGAATTGCTAAAAGATTGAGTCCTGTCTGGGTTAAAAGAGTTGCTGCTATAGGTATAATTTATCTTGGATTAAAACTCTTAAATGTTCCATTTATTCCTTAATCCTCTAATCCTCCATATTCCTCTAAGGACCGGCCTAACTTAGTCTTAGGTCGGTCCTTTAATTTAATCAATATTTTCTTTATAAAAAGTCTTACTATAATCTTTTTAGTAAAGTTGTGATAAAATAGAAAATCTGATTTGAGATTTTTCAAAGGAGGGATCTTGATGGATTGGAAAGAGACTTTAAATCTTCCAAAGACTGAGTTCCCTATGAAAGCCAATCTCACTCAAAGAGAGCCCTTATTTTTAGAATTTTGGGAAAAAGAAAAGATATATGAAAAAATGTTAGAAAAAAGGGCAAATGCACCTTTATATATTTTGCACGACGGTCCTCCTTATGCAAATGGACCTATTCATTTAGGAACTGCTTTAAATAAGATTTTAAAAGATATTATCGTAAAAAGTAAATCTATGTTAGGATATAGAGTGCCTTTTGTTCCTGGTTGGGACTGTCACGGATTACCTATAGAACTTAAGGTAGAACAAGAATTAAATGTTAAAAGGGGTGAGCTTCCACCTTTGGTAATAAGAGAAGCCTGTAGAAAATATGCAGAAAAATATATAAACATTCAGAGAGAAGAATTTAAACGTCTTGGAGTATTTGCTAAGTGGGGTTCTCCTTATCTTACTATGGATTTTAAATATGAAGC
The window above is part of the Thermodesulfobacterium geofontis OPF15 genome. Proteins encoded here:
- a CDS encoding sulfite exporter TauE/SafE family protein translates to MKLKVEFWGQEFEANMIIGAIGGFLIAVASSLGGFGGGPFVVPLMTVIMGLPIYVVVGSSLLAIFFNTLMGSLRYFFFGQTDLLLFIVMAIGAVAAGFVGPRIAKRLSPVWVKRVAAIGIIYLGLKLLNVPFIP
- a CDS encoding sulfite exporter TauE/SafE family protein: MRYKLKFNFISFLLFIFILFSNHLLAHSQVKLTEPTKEAPSLKIELQADKTSFKGGEKIKLTGKVPEGYRVNFIEITSKEKVQVSRLDRKDFKFYLSKEIPAFYQIWIADDYIAKVDKNGTVEERPVKEIYQKYKQDKKWRIGEFLKESNANVAFITPVKEIKQIDVWKTTVLRAIIGSRGIKLEPLTDKKDISKEAARLIQTRFKEFEKIFILTKIKNNPDGTFETEITLPENAPKGEFIVVAVANKEVKSDPIQLTHNISFPKVYFPVAGTSTNMFGPLILSFLICTFGVIMGAGGGFILNPLLILIYGLPHGVVAGSVMPTVLFSQASGIYNYSKIGFINWKLGIGVGIFMLIGGFLGPLLNQFVTLEEYKFIFGIILLILAALLLWQTTPGYIEKNKKERAILQEYLKRAKEAKERKSKIGGETYEA